Proteins from one Candidatus Sulfotelmatobacter sp. genomic window:
- the dacB gene encoding D-alanyl-D-alanine carboxypeptidase/D-alanyl-D-alanine-endopeptidase, whose product MTRAALALLAIGVALAASAPALAVDRALGANVPKPVASGEPWTDQQIAALAANVDVTLSGATTLHGAHVGLYAVDARDGRVLYERNADDAFQPASSLKLLVGSAALERLGPDYRFRTTLVANGPVKDGILQGQLILRAGNDPFLDQADFEAAASAVAAAGIRGVMSVVIDEGRDTPPGYPPGWTWDDFAYYYAPVVGALAFEENVVHLTVTPGAKGGDPPAVSAAPVAPCAIVDAASTVAAGTSDTIDVARTPSGCIAVTGVIPLGGAPDHVDAAVSSPAAYALTALDTALSHHGIPVATTFAPATQPVPPQRPDAKVVWSHDSEPLSDVLADMWFPSDNLVAEMLLRELAVAVDGPPGSAVNGIAFEKTWLAGMGVDVNAITLVDGSGLSVYDRITPHDVVAILQHDWNGADRDLVLDDLPIAAVRGTLKDDFPSDSPTAGHLFAKSGSLSHVRTMAGYAVNAKHGTVIFAFDVDDWVGDPAALADVRAHVLAHFVTD is encoded by the coding sequence GTGACGCGCGCCGCGCTCGCGCTGCTCGCGATCGGCGTGGCGCTGGCGGCGAGCGCGCCCGCGCTGGCCGTCGACCGCGCCCTGGGCGCCAACGTCCCCAAGCCCGTCGCCAGCGGCGAGCCGTGGACCGATCAGCAGATCGCCGCGCTGGCGGCCAACGTCGACGTCACGCTCAGCGGCGCGACGACGCTGCACGGCGCGCACGTCGGCTTGTACGCGGTCGACGCGCGCGACGGCCGCGTCCTCTACGAGCGCAACGCCGACGACGCGTTCCAGCCGGCCTCCTCGCTCAAGCTGCTGGTCGGGAGCGCGGCGCTCGAGCGGCTGGGTCCCGACTACCGGTTCCGCACCACGCTGGTGGCCAACGGGCCGGTCAAGGACGGCATACTGCAGGGGCAGCTGATCCTGCGCGCGGGCAACGATCCGTTCCTCGACCAGGCCGATTTCGAAGCGGCCGCGAGCGCGGTCGCCGCGGCGGGCATTCGCGGCGTCATGTCGGTGGTCATCGACGAAGGCCGCGACACGCCGCCCGGCTATCCGCCGGGATGGACGTGGGACGATTTCGCCTACTATTACGCGCCGGTCGTCGGTGCGCTGGCGTTCGAGGAGAACGTCGTGCACCTGACGGTGACGCCGGGCGCGAAAGGCGGCGATCCGCCCGCGGTCAGCGCCGCGCCGGTTGCCCCGTGTGCGATCGTCGACGCGGCCAGCACCGTCGCGGCGGGGACGAGCGACACGATCGACGTCGCGCGCACGCCGTCGGGCTGCATCGCGGTCACCGGCGTGATTCCGCTCGGCGGCGCGCCCGACCACGTCGACGCGGCCGTGTCGAGTCCGGCCGCCTACGCGCTGACCGCGCTCGACACCGCGCTCTCGCACCACGGCATTCCGGTCGCCACGACCTTCGCTCCCGCCACGCAGCCCGTCCCGCCGCAGCGACCCGACGCGAAGGTGGTGTGGTCGCACGACTCCGAGCCGCTGAGCGACGTGCTGGCCGACATGTGGTTCCCCAGCGACAACCTGGTCGCCGAGATGCTGCTGCGGGAGCTGGCGGTCGCGGTCGACGGGCCGCCCGGGAGCGCCGTCAACGGCATCGCGTTCGAGAAGACGTGGCTGGCGGGTATGGGTGTCGACGTGAACGCGATCACCCTGGTCGACGGCAGCGGCCTCTCGGTCTACGACCGCATCACCCCGCACGACGTCGTCGCGATCCTGCAGCACGATTGGAACGGCGCCGATCGCGACCTGGTGCTCGACGACTTGCCGATCGCCGCGGTGCGCGGCACGCTCAAGGACGACTTCCCGAGCGACAGCCCGACGGCCGGTCACCTGTTCGCCAAGAGCGGCTCGCTCTCGCACGTCCGCACCATGGCGGGCTACGCCGTCAACGCCAAGCACGGGACCGTCATCTTCGCGTTCGACGTCGACGACTGGGTCGGCGATCCGGCCGCGCTCGCCGACGTGCGCGCGCACGTCCTCGCGCACTTCGTCACCGACTGA
- a CDS encoding SIS domain-containing protein, protein MLGERFEAEIREQPAAWRRVAASDAARRLADAVAGRDVLFLGSGSSLCVGLLGALAFRRRGVRAWALAATEAQFDHTAYRDACVVALSQSGRSTDLLAALDVLPADRVVALTNDPGSPLGARAQLAIDVLAGPEHAVPASKSVTTTAAIVLWAAALAGGAAHRDAAALRRTADDVEAWLASPGVADVERAADDLAGRRSVAVVGAGYGVPVAFELALKIKESSYVHAEGFPAGEFRHGSSAMLDASSAIVGIVDDASRAVVARPLDEAVANGAARYAIGEPCGEVTLLGARTPEPFNTLAWLVTGQVLALQVGRANGVDSDAPRGLRKFVL, encoded by the coding sequence GTGCTCGGCGAGCGCTTCGAAGCCGAGATTCGTGAGCAGCCCGCGGCGTGGCGCCGGGTTGCGGCGTCCGACGCGGCGCGCCGGCTGGCCGACGCGGTCGCCGGCCGCGACGTGCTGTTCCTGGGCAGCGGCAGCTCGCTGTGCGTCGGCCTGCTGGGCGCGCTGGCGTTTCGCCGGCGCGGCGTGCGCGCGTGGGCGCTGGCCGCGACCGAAGCGCAGTTCGACCACACCGCGTATCGCGACGCCTGCGTGGTCGCGCTCTCGCAAAGCGGCCGTTCGACCGATCTGCTCGCCGCGCTCGACGTGCTGCCGGCCGACCGGGTCGTCGCGCTGACCAACGATCCCGGCTCGCCGCTGGGTGCGCGCGCGCAGCTCGCGATCGACGTCCTGGCCGGCCCCGAGCACGCCGTGCCGGCCAGCAAGAGCGTGACGACGACCGCGGCGATCGTGCTGTGGGCGGCGGCGCTGGCCGGCGGCGCCGCGCACCGCGACGCGGCCGCGCTGCGGCGCACCGCCGACGACGTCGAGGCGTGGCTCGCGAGCCCGGGCGTCGCGGACGTCGAACGCGCGGCCGACGATCTGGCCGGCCGCCGTTCGGTCGCGGTCGTGGGCGCCGGCTACGGCGTCCCGGTCGCCTTCGAGCTGGCGCTGAAGATCAAGGAGTCGAGCTACGTGCACGCCGAGGGTTTCCCGGCCGGCGAGTTTCGCCACGGCAGCTCCGCGATGCTCGACGCGTCCAGCGCCATCGTCGGGATCGTCGACGACGCCTCGCGAGCGGTCGTCGCGCGGCCGCTCGACGAAGCGGTCGCCAACGGCGCGGCGCGCTATGCGATCGGCGAACCGTGCGGCGAGGTCACCCTGCTCGGGGCGCGCACGCCCGAACCGTTCAACACGCTGGCGTGGCTGGTGACCGGCCAAGTGCTCGCGCTGCAGGTCGGGCGCGCCAACGGCGTCGATTCCGACGCGCCGCGCGGGTTGCGCAAGTTCGTTCTGTGA
- a CDS encoding NAD-dependent epimerase/dehydratase: protein MHVLVTGGGGYIGLELCRQLLERGDSVRVVDRFFFGSSALDELAERSDGRLTAIAGDLRDWDDGWLEGIDGVSHLAGLSNDPTAEYNPDANWQMNAIATERLGEACRRRGIRRLVFGSSASLYDGIGPGMFDERTPVEPRGAYSISKKYGEDALLALADERFGPTILRQGTVYGWSPRMRFDLVVNTFLKDAVTVGKLYLHGGGWQWRPLVDVSDVARAHVVCLNAPLELVRGQIFNVMQENYQVRQLAMLVAGSLSLRGRHVTLEEAPLPKLVRDYRMANLKMTQALGFTPAVTVLESIDDMLARLPLDNVGWLTNPRWYNIAWMTILEEAHASQRPFASIY, encoded by the coding sequence ATGCACGTCCTGGTCACCGGCGGCGGAGGCTACATCGGCCTCGAGCTGTGCCGCCAACTGCTCGAGCGCGGCGACTCGGTCCGGGTCGTCGACCGGTTCTTCTTCGGGTCGAGTGCCCTGGACGAGCTGGCCGAGCGCTCGGACGGCCGCCTGACGGCGATCGCCGGCGACCTGCGCGACTGGGACGACGGCTGGCTCGAGGGGATCGACGGCGTCTCGCATTTGGCCGGCCTCTCCAACGACCCGACCGCGGAGTACAACCCCGACGCCAACTGGCAGATGAACGCGATCGCGACCGAGCGGCTGGGCGAGGCGTGTCGCCGGCGCGGGATCCGGCGGCTGGTGTTCGGCTCCTCGGCGTCGCTGTACGACGGGATCGGGCCGGGGATGTTCGACGAGCGGACCCCGGTCGAGCCGCGCGGCGCGTACTCGATCTCGAAGAAGTACGGTGAGGACGCGCTGCTGGCGCTGGCCGACGAGCGCTTCGGGCCGACGATCCTGCGCCAGGGAACCGTCTACGGCTGGTCGCCGCGGATGCGCTTCGACCTGGTCGTCAACACCTTCCTCAAGGACGCCGTCACGGTCGGCAAGCTGTACCTGCACGGCGGCGGTTGGCAGTGGCGTCCGCTGGTCGACGTCAGCGACGTCGCGCGCGCCCACGTCGTCTGCCTCAACGCCCCGCTGGAGTTGGTGCGCGGCCAGATCTTCAACGTGATGCAGGAGAACTATCAGGTGCGCCAGCTGGCGATGCTGGTCGCCGGTTCGCTCTCGCTGCGCGGGCGCCACGTCACGCTCGAAGAGGCGCCGTTGCCGAAGCTGGTGCGCGACTACCGCATGGCCAACCTCAAGATGACGCAGGCGCTGGGCTTCACGCCGGCCGTCACCGTGCTCGAGTCGATCGACGACATGCTGGCGAGACTGCCCCTGGACAACGTCGGCTGGCTGACGAACCCGCGCTGGTACAACATCGCCTGGATGACGATCCTCGAAGAGGCGCACGCCTCGCAGCGGCCCTTCGCTTCGATCTACTGA
- a CDS encoding zf-HC2 domain-containing protein, translating into MNCSSSELLFEAYLDDTLPPRKRVGVRAHLRSCGRCAGLFEELRVVDALLAGPAEPELPANFTFATMAEVRSLPRPHVCAPPLAAYLVCYLVAAWLLIGAAFLVETAAMRVLGTTALALSRALLRSLGSAGVVLSRVLDTFGSLGTLATFAFMVCVALASALAVGIIVVRPRLTARLRS; encoded by the coding sequence GTGAACTGCAGCTCGTCTGAGCTTCTGTTCGAAGCCTATCTCGACGACACGCTGCCGCCGCGCAAGCGGGTGGGCGTGCGCGCGCATTTGCGTTCCTGCGGCCGCTGCGCCGGCCTGTTCGAGGAGCTGCGCGTCGTCGACGCGCTGCTGGCCGGTCCCGCCGAGCCGGAGCTGCCGGCGAACTTCACCTTCGCGACGATGGCCGAGGTGCGCTCGCTGCCGCGTCCGCACGTGTGCGCGCCGCCCCTGGCCGCGTACCTGGTCTGCTATCTCGTCGCGGCCTGGCTGCTGATCGGCGCCGCGTTCCTGGTCGAGACGGCGGCGATGCGCGTGCTCGGCACGACGGCGCTGGCGCTCAGCCGCGCGCTGCTGCGCTCGCTGGGATCGGCGGGCGTGGTCCTCTCGCGCGTGCTCGACACCTTCGGCTCGCTCGGAACGCTGGCCACCTTCGCGTTCATGGTCTGCGTGGCACTGGCGAGCGCGCTGGCGGTCGGGATCATCGTCGTACGGCCGCGGCTGACCGCGCGCTTGCGCTCGTGA
- a CDS encoding sigma-70 family RNA polymerase sigma factor, giving the protein MQSVPELADEGLVQAVLDGERDAFGVLVERYKRGIASFIGASVRSSSDVADLTQETFLRAYAHLGTFNPDLGRFSTWLYHIARNVVRTFLGRSLRRPALAELGEDQTIENTLADVSHEADPAGGVLRAEAEAEVRAALAELPERTRTILALRFYDNMDYQTIATTMGLSLGNVKTLIHRGKLALAHKLREREAAARGLSPTQALRSTLGGYGELQLV; this is encoded by the coding sequence GTGCAGTCAGTCCCCGAGCTCGCGGACGAAGGTCTCGTCCAGGCGGTTTTGGATGGTGAGCGCGACGCGTTCGGCGTCCTCGTCGAGCGCTACAAGCGTGGCATCGCGTCGTTCATCGGCGCCTCGGTCCGCTCGAGTTCGGACGTCGCCGACTTGACCCAAGAGACGTTCCTGCGCGCGTACGCGCACCTGGGCACGTTCAACCCCGACCTGGGCCGCTTCTCGACCTGGCTCTATCACATCGCGCGCAACGTCGTGCGCACGTTCCTGGGCCGCTCGCTGCGCCGCCCCGCGCTGGCCGAGCTGGGCGAGGACCAGACGATCGAGAACACGCTGGCCGACGTCTCCCACGAGGCCGATCCGGCCGGCGGCGTGCTGCGCGCGGAGGCCGAAGCCGAGGTGCGCGCCGCCCTCGCCGAGCTGCCGGAGCGCACGCGCACGATCCTTGCGCTGCGCTTCTACGACAACATGGACTATCAGACGATCGCGACCACGATGGGGCTCTCGCTGGGCAACGTCAAGACGCTGATCCATCGCGGCAAGCTGGCGCTGGCGCACAAGCTGCGCGAACGCGAAGCCGCCGCGCGCGGGCTCTCGCCGACGCAGGCGCTGCGCTCGACCCTCGGAGGCTATGGTGAACTGCAGCTCGTCTGA
- a CDS encoding lysine 5,6-aminomutase subunit alpha: MELRIDAGQVAEARRLARAIVDPIAAFIATHSTLSVERAVARLCGIDGVDADGVPLANRLVDALAAREQGVARALGAALAETGRTPQQIAEAVAAGEPLPDPAATPEAALRAALAPYVERGMARIDATRVERAARLARLPQAPPPLLYVIVASGNIYEDRTAAVAAAEAGAQIIAVIRSTAQSLLDYVPYGATTEGFGGTYATQENFRIMRVALDEVSERLGRYVMLTNYASGLCMPEIAATAALERLDMLLNDSMYGILFRDINMQRTFVDQHFSRQLNARSGIIINTGEDNYLTTADAVEQAPAVLASQFVNEAFAHRAGLPDAQIGLGDAYEIDPDLEDGFLFQVAQAQLARQIFPHAPLKYMPPTKHMTGDIFKGHLIDALFNLTSVITNQTIHLCGMLTEAIHTPFLGDRALALENARYVMGTARHFGEEIEFKSGGRIERRAQDVLTGALRLLERVEERGLMAAIEDGSFADVRRPREGGRGFEGVFAKAPTYWNPFADALAGELAAAP, encoded by the coding sequence ATGGAGCTCCGTATTGATGCCGGTCAGGTCGCGGAAGCGCGCCGTCTGGCTCGCGCCATCGTCGACCCGATCGCCGCCTTCATCGCCACCCACTCGACGCTGAGCGTCGAGCGGGCGGTCGCTCGTCTGTGCGGAATCGACGGGGTCGACGCCGACGGCGTCCCGCTGGCGAACCGGCTCGTCGACGCCCTGGCGGCGCGCGAGCAGGGCGTCGCCCGCGCGCTCGGCGCGGCGCTCGCCGAAACGGGCCGCACGCCGCAGCAGATCGCCGAGGCGGTCGCCGCCGGCGAGCCGCTGCCCGACCCGGCCGCGACGCCCGAGGCGGCGCTGCGGGCCGCGCTCGCGCCGTACGTCGAGCGCGGCATGGCGCGGATCGACGCGACCCGCGTGGAGCGCGCCGCGCGGTTGGCGCGCCTCCCGCAAGCGCCGCCGCCGCTGCTCTACGTCATCGTCGCGAGCGGCAACATCTACGAAGATCGCACCGCCGCGGTGGCCGCCGCCGAGGCCGGCGCGCAGATCATCGCGGTCATCCGCTCGACCGCGCAGTCGCTGCTCGACTACGTCCCCTACGGCGCCACCACCGAAGGCTTCGGCGGCACCTACGCGACGCAGGAGAACTTCCGCATCATGCGCGTCGCGCTCGACGAGGTCTCCGAGCGCCTGGGCCGCTATGTGATGCTGACCAACTACGCCAGCGGTCTGTGCATGCCGGAGATCGCGGCGACCGCGGCGCTCGAGCGGCTCGACATGCTGCTCAACGACTCGATGTACGGCATCCTGTTCCGCGACATCAACATGCAGCGCACCTTCGTCGACCAGCACTTCTCGCGCCAGCTCAACGCGCGCAGCGGGATCATCATCAACACCGGCGAGGACAACTATCTGACGACCGCGGACGCGGTCGAACAGGCGCCCGCGGTGCTGGCCTCGCAGTTCGTCAACGAGGCGTTCGCGCATCGCGCCGGTCTGCCGGACGCGCAGATCGGGCTGGGCGACGCGTACGAGATCGACCCCGATCTCGAAGACGGTTTCTTGTTCCAAGTCGCGCAGGCGCAGTTGGCGCGTCAGATCTTCCCGCACGCGCCGCTCAAGTACATGCCGCCGACCAAGCACATGACGGGCGACATCTTCAAGGGCCACTTGATCGACGCGCTCTTCAACCTGACCTCGGTCATCACGAACCAGACGATCCACCTGTGCGGGATGCTGACCGAGGCGATCCATACGCCGTTCTTGGGCGATCGCGCGCTGGCGCTGGAGAACGCGCGCTACGTGATGGGCACCGCGCGCCACTTCGGCGAGGAGATCGAGTTCAAGTCCGGCGGGCGCATCGAACGGCGCGCGCAGGACGTCCTGACCGGCGCGCTGCGCCTGCTCGAACGCGTCGAAGAGCGCGGCCTGATGGCCGCCATCGAAGACGGCAGCTTCGCCGACGTGCGCCGCCCGCGCGAGGGCGGCCGCGGCTTCGAGGGCGTCTTCGCCAAGGCGCCCACGTACTGGAACCCGTTCGCCGACGCGCTGGCCGGCGAGCTGGCGGCCGCGCCGTGA
- a CDS encoding class I SAM-dependent methyltransferase, with translation MGAVDVADGSFVRGWAYDVDQRVSARVRIAVDGQLVGEVRGRDYRPDLADAGLGDGRCGFAFRLPRRLRERPFVVTARFTSTGSLLIGGERLVGGVQLAKAELFQSALANGVWRIDSLRSSGDVTVLSGWGVPPYGVAMPVSLLRDGVLPLSFASVDRPDVAAFFGLETLNTRFGFEATFASVDDEDGDHAYRFVSLHTSAPFGGYQGIHYWRERLVMPDEGRRRRVAGTPDRDMFRRIGGTTYARLDRALQQYFGRSFADATAILDWGSGCGRVLRYVPALQAVTGIDIDADNVAWCRENIPGARFELVPLRPPTGLPSDTFDVAFGISVMTHLTEENHHEWLAELQRVTAPGAAVLLTIHGEMAWLEGQLPLEQYARWRMRGYYVAGKNSDLDDSGADASLYYNTFVSRRYVFEEWSRYFEVLDVIPGAVFNQDLAVLRRR, from the coding sequence GTGGGTGCGGTCGACGTCGCCGACGGAAGTTTCGTGCGCGGCTGGGCCTACGACGTCGATCAGCGCGTGAGCGCTCGCGTTCGCATCGCCGTTGACGGGCAACTCGTCGGCGAGGTCCGCGGTCGCGACTATCGGCCCGATCTCGCGGACGCCGGACTCGGTGACGGCCGCTGCGGTTTTGCGTTTCGGCTCCCGCGCCGGCTCCGTGAGCGGCCGTTCGTCGTGACCGCGCGATTCACGTCCACCGGCTCGCTGTTGATCGGCGGCGAACGGTTGGTGGGCGGCGTACAGCTCGCCAAGGCGGAACTGTTCCAGAGCGCGCTCGCGAACGGGGTCTGGCGCATCGACAGCCTGCGCAGCTCCGGCGACGTGACGGTGCTCAGCGGCTGGGGCGTGCCGCCCTACGGCGTCGCGATGCCGGTCTCGCTGCTGCGCGACGGCGTCCTGCCGCTCTCGTTCGCGTCGGTCGATCGCCCGGACGTCGCCGCGTTCTTCGGGTTGGAGACGCTGAACACGCGCTTCGGCTTCGAAGCGACCTTCGCCAGCGTCGACGATGAAGACGGCGACCATGCGTATCGCTTCGTGAGCCTGCACACGAGCGCGCCGTTCGGTGGCTATCAGGGCATCCACTATTGGCGCGAGCGACTCGTAATGCCGGATGAGGGGCGCCGCCGGCGCGTCGCCGGCACGCCGGACCGCGACATGTTCCGGCGGATCGGCGGGACGACGTACGCACGCCTGGACCGCGCGCTGCAACAGTACTTCGGCCGTTCGTTCGCCGATGCGACCGCGATCCTCGACTGGGGCTCGGGTTGCGGCCGCGTGCTGCGCTACGTTCCGGCGCTGCAGGCAGTCACCGGCATCGACATCGACGCCGACAACGTCGCGTGGTGCCGCGAGAACATTCCGGGGGCGCGTTTCGAGCTGGTTCCGTTGCGGCCGCCGACCGGACTGCCTTCCGACACCTTCGACGTCGCCTTCGGCATCTCGGTGATGACCCACCTGACCGAGGAGAACCACCACGAGTGGCTCGCCGAGCTGCAGCGGGTCACGGCGCCGGGCGCCGCCGTGCTGTTGACGATCCACGGCGAGATGGCGTGGCTCGAAGGCCAGCTTCCGCTCGAGCAATACGCGCGGTGGCGTATGCGCGGCTATTACGTCGCCGGAAAGAACAGCGATCTCGACGATTCCGGCGCCGACGCGAGCCTGTACTACAACACCTTCGTCAGCCGGCGCTACGTCTTCGAAGAGTGGTCGCGCTATTTCGAGGTACTCGACGTGATCCCGGGCGCCGTCTTCAATCAGGACCTCGCGGTGCTGCGCCGCCGCTGA
- a CDS encoding OAM dimerization domain-containing protein: MSLVKPYGDTLDDGAVQLSFTLPIAWSEAADEAARQLVAKMGFTDVAVVEGRAIAAGFSFFVVYARTPVAIDVSTVAVPAAARDALAMDQVDALIAQRVGRKLKVVGACIGTDAHTVGIDAILNMKGYKGDYGLERYHGFDVYNLGSQIAVEDLVRFAKEREVDAILASQVVTQKGSDIANFTALGELLEAEHLRERVVLIAGGPRVTNLLAAELGYDAGFGRGTLPSEVATFIARRVAERVPA, encoded by the coding sequence GTGAGCCTGGTCAAGCCGTACGGCGACACGCTCGACGACGGCGCCGTCCAGCTCTCGTTCACGCTGCCGATCGCGTGGAGCGAAGCCGCCGACGAAGCGGCGCGGCAGCTCGTCGCCAAGATGGGCTTCACCGACGTCGCGGTCGTCGAAGGCCGCGCCATCGCCGCCGGTTTCTCGTTCTTCGTCGTGTACGCGCGCACGCCGGTCGCGATCGACGTCTCGACGGTCGCCGTCCCGGCGGCCGCGCGCGACGCGCTGGCGATGGACCAGGTCGACGCGCTGATCGCGCAGCGGGTCGGGCGCAAGCTCAAGGTCGTGGGCGCCTGCATCGGGACCGACGCGCACACGGTCGGGATCGACGCGATCCTCAACATGAAGGGCTACAAGGGCGATTACGGTCTGGAGCGGTACCACGGCTTCGACGTGTACAATCTCGGAAGCCAGATCGCCGTCGAGGATCTCGTCCGCTTCGCCAAGGAGCGCGAGGTCGACGCGATCCTCGCCTCGCAGGTCGTCACCCAGAAGGGCAGCGACATCGCGAACTTCACCGCGCTGGGCGAGCTGCTCGAGGCCGAGCACCTGCGCGAGCGCGTGGTGCTGATCGCCGGCGGCCCGCGGGTGACCAACCTGCTGGCGGCCGAGCTCGGCTACGACGCCGGCTTCGGACGCGGGACGCTCCCCAGCGAGGTCGCGACCTTCATCGCGCGTCGCGTCGCCGAGCGCGTCCCGGCGTGA
- a CDS encoding phytanoyl-CoA dioxygenase family protein, whose amino-acid sequence MVTLDTLTAEQHAFWNERGFLHLPGFYSPAQIDDLDAVTDWMWREKPRDVTVDDTATARRVQLCACEGPERTRYRLNDLYLLSDTVRRTALDPRMVPILCSLLGDSPVLCNTRTLETGTAQPMHVDTLFMTPQTDDALIATWIAVEDVLPENGPLFYVPASHALPPYRFSTGSQHCVPEEMSLWTNAIEAGIAERGLRREQLLARRGDAFIWHARLVHGGAPIINPVGTRKSLVSHFYSRGDCEWMGASVLRAGAGLWLNRPPQAVAEAGIPPARRGSIDDWPASSGKVTGSIDGVQVERNALIVRGWAYELRSPGRVLAVAARADGLRYDARIGLARPDLPAVLHEPGTAVAGFELRIGLDNLDRSRNHLTVDAKLDDGRVLTVGVAQLPPRPQ is encoded by the coding sequence ATGGTGACGCTGGACACGCTGACGGCCGAACAGCACGCGTTCTGGAACGAGCGCGGCTTCCTGCACCTGCCCGGCTTCTACAGCCCGGCGCAGATCGACGACCTCGACGCCGTCACCGACTGGATGTGGCGGGAGAAACCGCGCGACGTCACCGTCGACGATACGGCAACCGCTCGGCGCGTCCAGCTCTGCGCCTGTGAGGGTCCGGAGCGCACCCGGTACCGGCTCAACGATCTGTACCTGCTCTCGGACACCGTCCGGCGCACTGCCCTGGATCCGCGCATGGTGCCGATCCTCTGCTCGCTGCTCGGCGATTCCCCCGTGCTGTGCAACACGCGCACCCTCGAGACGGGAACGGCGCAGCCGATGCACGTCGACACGTTGTTCATGACGCCGCAGACCGACGACGCGCTCATTGCGACCTGGATCGCCGTCGAGGACGTGCTGCCCGAAAATGGCCCGCTGTTTTACGTTCCCGCCAGCCACGCGTTGCCGCCGTACCGCTTTTCCACCGGCTCGCAGCACTGCGTGCCGGAAGAGATGTCGCTCTGGACCAACGCGATCGAAGCGGGGATCGCCGAGCGCGGGCTGCGCCGCGAGCAGCTCCTCGCGCGCCGCGGCGACGCGTTCATCTGGCACGCGCGCCTGGTCCACGGCGGCGCGCCGATCATCAATCCGGTCGGCACACGCAAGAGCCTGGTCTCACACTTCTACTCGCGCGGCGATTGTGAGTGGATGGGCGCCTCCGTCTTGCGCGCGGGGGCGGGCCTTTGGCTCAACCGCCCGCCGCAAGCCGTCGCGGAGGCGGGCATCCCGCCCGCGCGCCGTGGCAGCATCGACGACTGGCCGGCCTCGTCCGGCAAGGTCACGGGATCGATCGACGGCGTGCAGGTCGAGCGGAACGCGCTGATCGTGCGGGGATGGGCCTACGAGCTTCGCTCCCCGGGCCGCGTCCTCGCCGTGGCGGCGCGGGCCGACGGCTTACGGTACGACGCGCGCATCGGCTTGGCGCGTCCCGACTTGCCCGCGGTGCTGCACGAGCCGGGGACGGCCGTCGCCGGCTTCGAGCTGCGGATCGGCCTGGACAACCTCGACCGCAGCCGCAACCACCTCACCGTCGACGCAAAGCTTGACGACGGACGCGTGCTCACGGTCGGCGTCGCCCAGCTACCGCCGCGCCCTCAGTAG